A genome region from Natronosalvus rutilus includes the following:
- a CDS encoding ABC transporter permease, with translation MSRPSFVRRITANDELPLGLTALVAAIAATLLFPLSWLLVEATRIDGGRAWSLLVRPKTVEIVGNSLLLMVGVTVCSVLVGVPLAWLTVQTDLPLRRFWAVAVALPLVVPSYIGAFAFVSAFGPRGEFQSILEPLGIDRLPEIYGLWGSILVITLYTYPYVYLTTRAALLSFDTRLLDAARTLNHDTWGAFRRVTLPQIRPAVIAGALLAALYAVSDFGTPAIMQLPVFTRQIYVEFQQWNREYAAFLSLQLLAIVLVVLALEWKVRSNRTVRGDGGDGGSRTVVELGRWRWPATLLPVGVTALSLLVPLWILGLWLVTADPYARPELAFEFEYAYNSLLVSGAAALVAVAAAIPVAYLAARSNATFVSVLERATYVGFAVPGVVLGLALVSVGTDYEALDLPYAPALYQTLPLLIFAYVIRFLPQAVGSIRSTTLQVDPTLVEAARTLGDTPLKSFRRVTLPLIAPGITAGAALVFLTTMKELPATLFLRPTGFDTLVTVIWRAQEAAYFQYAAIPALMLIVVSGLSMVVLLTQGGREGL, from the coding sequence ATGTCACGACCGTCGTTCGTCCGCCGAATCACAGCCAACGACGAGCTCCCGCTGGGGTTGACGGCCCTCGTCGCGGCCATCGCGGCGACCCTGCTCTTTCCGCTCTCGTGGCTCCTGGTCGAAGCCACCAGGATCGACGGCGGTCGCGCCTGGAGTCTACTCGTGCGACCCAAGACGGTCGAAATCGTCGGCAACAGCCTCCTGTTGATGGTCGGCGTCACCGTCTGCTCGGTTCTCGTCGGCGTCCCGCTGGCGTGGCTCACCGTCCAGACCGACCTCCCGCTTCGGCGCTTCTGGGCCGTCGCCGTCGCCCTGCCGCTGGTCGTCCCCAGCTACATCGGCGCCTTCGCGTTCGTGTCCGCCTTCGGCCCCCGCGGCGAGTTCCAATCGATCCTCGAGCCCCTCGGAATCGATCGATTACCCGAAATCTACGGCCTCTGGGGATCGATCCTCGTCATCACGCTCTACACGTACCCCTACGTCTACCTCACCACCCGCGCGGCGTTGCTCTCGTTCGACACGCGACTGCTGGACGCCGCCCGGACGCTCAACCACGATACCTGGGGCGCCTTCCGCCGGGTGACGCTCCCCCAGATCCGACCCGCCGTAATCGCGGGCGCACTGCTCGCCGCGCTGTACGCCGTCTCGGATTTCGGGACGCCCGCGATCATGCAACTGCCCGTCTTTACGAGACAGATTTACGTCGAATTCCAGCAGTGGAACCGGGAGTACGCGGCCTTCCTCTCGCTCCAGTTGCTCGCCATCGTCCTCGTCGTCCTCGCCCTCGAATGGAAGGTCCGCTCGAACCGCACCGTCCGCGGCGACGGCGGCGACGGCGGGTCCAGGACCGTCGTCGAACTCGGCCGCTGGCGCTGGCCGGCGACGCTCCTGCCCGTCGGCGTCACGGCCCTCTCCCTGCTCGTTCCGCTGTGGATCCTGGGGCTGTGGCTCGTGACCGCCGACCCCTACGCTCGTCCCGAACTGGCCTTCGAGTTCGAGTACGCGTACAACTCGCTTCTCGTCTCGGGGGCCGCCGCGCTCGTCGCCGTCGCGGCCGCGATCCCGGTCGCCTACCTGGCGGCCAGGTCCAACGCCACGTTCGTCTCGGTGCTCGAGCGGGCGACGTACGTCGGTTTCGCCGTTCCCGGCGTCGTCCTCGGCCTCGCGCTCGTATCCGTTGGGACGGACTACGAGGCGCTCGACCTGCCGTACGCCCCGGCACTGTACCAGACGCTCCCACTCCTGATCTTCGCCTACGTGATCCGGTTTCTCCCGCAGGCGGTCGGCTCGATTCGGTCGACGACCCTGCAGGTCGATCCGACCCTCGTCGAGGCCGCTCGGACGCTCGGCGACACGCCCCTGAAGTCGTTCCGCCGGGTGACGCTCCCGCTCATCGCCCCGGGGATCACCGCGGGGGCCGCGCTCGTCTTCCTGACGACGATGAAGGAACTGCCCGCGACCCTCTTCTTGCGTCCGACCGGCTTCGACACCCTCGTGACCGTGATCTGGCGGGCCCAGGAGGCCGCCTACTTCCAGTACGCCGCCATCCCCGCGCTCATGCTGATCGTCGTCTCGGGCCTCTCGATGGTCGTGCTCCTCACGCAGGGGGGTCGCGAGGGGCTCTGA
- a CDS encoding gluconate 2-dehydrogenase subunit 3 family protein, with translation MDLTRRDAVAALAALGVGGGAAATLRYGRSRAAKDTTSVDEERIRATLIAAAEVVYPSGIDGVEPFVETFLEGRLADPDHAAAMDETVAKLEELSESWHDARFVALSVADRDRFLRELGADAASEAPEGTTAERVRYYVVNELLLALYTSPTGGELAGLENPQGHPGGIDTYQRGPDS, from the coding sequence ATGGACCTGACGCGACGGGACGCCGTGGCTGCCCTCGCGGCGCTCGGCGTCGGCGGGGGAGCCGCCGCGACCCTCCGGTACGGCCGCTCGAGGGCGGCGAAGGACACGACGTCCGTCGACGAAGAGCGCATCCGAGCGACGCTGATCGCCGCCGCCGAGGTCGTCTACCCCTCGGGAATCGACGGCGTCGAGCCGTTCGTCGAGACCTTCCTGGAGGGGCGACTGGCCGACCCCGACCACGCGGCGGCGATGGACGAAACCGTCGCGAAACTCGAGGAGTTGTCCGAGTCGTGGCACGACGCTCGATTCGTCGCACTGTCGGTCGCGGACCGGGACCGGTTCCTCCGCGAACTCGGGGCGGACGCCGCCTCGGAAGCGCCGGAGGGCACGACCGCCGAGCGAGTTCGGTACTACGTCGTCAACGAGCTCCTGCTCGCGCTGTACACGTCGCCGACCGGCGGCGAACTGGCCGGTCTCGAGAACCCGCAGGGCCACCCGGGCGGAATCGACACCTATCAGCGGGGGCCCGACTCGTGA
- a CDS encoding glycosyltransferase → MGSPISRVIERFGTGVGTGSLVLAGLYQGADIQTVTVELLLVTVQVVYLEALPAVALFTAFLLVTGTLLVREVWSSRDDDPRITDGPPLEAIVPVYGDAETLPISVESLVESEYENLTVTVVVEPNDEPTRSVARRLAARHDRVRCRVNGRPGSKAGAINWAVAESDADHFAVFDADEWIDPAFLPRAMAELVGDGGGDGDSDADVFQGRRVPRATGPVETLAYCERVLFHSSYKLVELFGFANCRSSSTVFTREALERVGGFDDVLTEDLAFAHDCYRVGCSVTQARQWTNTMEAPHTLGDLWGQRKRWRVGQVEVLHRTLREALEEGVDRRGLVSIGRLSSALLGTLAVLLLAGKIVLLLALNTESALLVPVACLLALIGGVALRDVQDGRIDGLHWSACFVVFVVPAFGVLTLKAVLEYAISWNGEWYRVTKTGTEAAAVGHGGDD, encoded by the coding sequence ATGGGTTCCCCGATTTCCCGAGTGATCGAACGGTTCGGGACGGGAGTCGGGACCGGATCGCTCGTCCTCGCCGGCCTCTACCAGGGGGCGGACATCCAGACGGTCACCGTCGAGTTACTGCTGGTGACCGTCCAGGTCGTCTACCTCGAGGCCTTGCCCGCCGTCGCCCTCTTCACGGCGTTTCTCCTCGTGACGGGCACGCTGCTAGTTCGTGAAGTATGGTCCTCGCGCGACGACGACCCGCGAATCACCGACGGGCCGCCACTCGAGGCCATCGTGCCCGTCTACGGCGACGCGGAGACGCTTCCGATCAGCGTCGAGAGTCTGGTCGAGAGCGAGTACGAGAACCTGACCGTGACGGTCGTCGTCGAGCCGAACGACGAGCCCACCAGGTCGGTGGCCCGCCGGCTGGCCGCCCGCCACGACCGCGTTCGGTGTCGCGTCAACGGCCGTCCAGGTTCGAAGGCCGGCGCGATCAACTGGGCGGTCGCCGAGAGCGACGCCGACCACTTCGCCGTCTTCGACGCCGACGAGTGGATCGACCCGGCGTTTCTTCCGCGGGCAATGGCCGAACTGGTGGGCGACGGTGGCGGTGACGGCGACAGCGATGCAGACGTCTTCCAGGGCCGTCGCGTCCCGCGAGCGACCGGTCCCGTCGAGACGCTGGCCTACTGCGAGCGCGTCCTCTTTCACTCGAGCTACAAGCTCGTCGAACTGTTCGGCTTCGCGAACTGCCGAAGTTCCTCGACCGTCTTCACTCGCGAGGCCCTCGAGCGCGTCGGCGGGTTCGACGACGTGCTCACCGAGGACCTGGCGTTCGCCCACGACTGCTACCGGGTGGGCTGTTCGGTCACCCAGGCGCGCCAGTGGACGAACACGATGGAGGCGCCCCACACCCTCGGGGACCTGTGGGGCCAACGGAAGCGCTGGCGCGTCGGCCAGGTCGAGGTGCTCCACCGGACGCTCCGCGAGGCTCTCGAGGAGGGGGTCGATCGGCGCGGCCTGGTCTCGATAGGTCGCCTGTCGTCCGCGCTGCTGGGCACCCTCGCCGTCCTCTTGCTGGCCGGCAAAATCGTCCTCTTGCTCGCGCTCAACACCGAGTCAGCCCTGCTCGTGCCCGTGGCCTGCCTCCTGGCACTGATCGGCGGCGTCGCACTCAGGGACGTCCAGGACGGACGCATCGACGGACTCCACTGGAGCGCCTGTTTCGTCGTCTTCGTCGTCCCCGCCTTCGGCGTCCTGACGCTCAAGGCCGTCCTCGAGTACGCGATCAGCTGGAACGGCGAGTGGTACCGGGTGACGAAAACGGGGACGGAGGCGGCTGCGGTCGGCCACGGCGGCGACGACTGA
- a CDS encoding DUF7500 family protein, translating to MTSNPTHDDAILTPDDLEVTPDNETVKQLGENRYVVRSESNLSSDLESPSLPSPDGERGLETETAGERTRQRAGIGLESDGGLEFGTGSNGSDANEPDEWLATASEPHGVEITLKTDGEIAHHRATSHDVREVFADLLTWYAGQLDDGISPADALQVLLATTDLEA from the coding sequence ATGACCTCTAACCCGACACACGACGACGCAATCCTCACCCCCGACGACCTCGAGGTCACGCCCGACAACGAGACCGTCAAGCAGTTGGGTGAGAATCGGTACGTCGTGCGGTCGGAGTCAAATTTGAGTTCCGACCTCGAGTCCCCCTCGTTACCGTCACCGGACGGCGAACGCGGCCTCGAGACCGAGACGGCTGGTGAACGCACACGCCAGCGTGCCGGTATAGGTCTCGAGTCCGATGGAGGGCTCGAGTTCGGAACCGGTTCCAACGGTTCGGACGCAAACGAGCCCGACGAGTGGCTCGCGACCGCGTCCGAACCCCACGGGGTCGAGATCACCTTGAAGACCGACGGCGAAATCGCACACCACCGCGCGACGTCTCACGACGTTCGCGAGGTGTTCGCCGACCTCCTGACCTGGTACGCCGGGCAGCTCGACGACGGCATATCGCCGGCTGACGCATTGCAGGTGCTGCTGGCGACCACGGATCTCGAGGCCTAG
- a CDS encoding GMC family oxidoreductase → MSWSRPPAEATNESVESEDRTPVAGANVCVIGSGPAGSIVATRLAEAGHEVVILEAGPRFDPADRLARQERAIRPAYDRPDVWDGDPERDAHAASGEWFYPLNHARVRGVGGSTLHWQGMVMRLHEDDFNSASVRGVGVDWPIDYANFRPYYADAEREIGVSGADNPFGPPREEPHPMPAFPPSYSDSLFAQACDALEIAMHPVPNARNSEAYDGRGGCVGYGTCQPVCPSGAKYDATVHVESAEAAGATVLDRVPVTRLEHGPDAVRAAIYATPDGDTYRQAADAFVVACGGVETPRLLLVSESDHYPDGLANSSGLVGRYFMDHLFAGMGGVLEEPTRQNHVGFLTSECHQFYDEADEEIAPFKLEFFNYAGPSPVELALTGDDWGDALLEHLRAEYGAHVGVGALVEQLPREDSYVGLDPERTDANGVPIPDVHWNVGERALRTIERVNEIQRSILEELGAEITWQVGPENTGPAYHHMGTTRMGDDPSASVVDSDLRTHDLDNCWLVSSSVFPTGGAMNPTLTIAALALRAAEAIEDAL, encoded by the coding sequence GTGAGCTGGAGCCGACCACCCGCGGAGGCGACGAACGAGTCGGTCGAATCCGAGGATCGAACCCCGGTAGCGGGGGCGAACGTGTGCGTGATCGGATCCGGGCCCGCCGGCAGTATCGTCGCGACGCGACTCGCGGAGGCGGGTCACGAGGTGGTGATCCTCGAGGCTGGGCCTCGATTCGATCCGGCCGATCGGTTAGCCAGGCAGGAACGTGCGATCCGGCCCGCCTACGACCGGCCTGACGTCTGGGACGGCGACCCCGAACGCGACGCCCACGCTGCTTCCGGAGAGTGGTTCTATCCCCTGAATCACGCCCGCGTCAGGGGCGTCGGCGGTTCGACGCTCCACTGGCAGGGGATGGTCATGCGCCTCCACGAGGACGACTTCAATTCGGCGAGCGTCCGCGGGGTCGGCGTCGACTGGCCGATCGACTACGCCAACTTCCGGCCGTACTACGCCGACGCCGAGCGAGAAATTGGGGTCTCGGGCGCCGACAATCCCTTCGGGCCGCCCCGGGAGGAACCCCACCCGATGCCGGCGTTTCCGCCCTCCTACAGCGATAGCCTGTTCGCCCAGGCCTGCGACGCTCTCGAGATCGCGATGCACCCGGTCCCGAACGCCCGGAACTCCGAAGCCTACGACGGTCGCGGCGGCTGCGTCGGCTACGGCACCTGCCAGCCCGTCTGCCCCTCCGGCGCGAAGTACGACGCCACCGTCCACGTCGAGAGCGCAGAGGCCGCTGGGGCGACGGTGCTCGACCGGGTTCCGGTCACGCGCCTCGAGCACGGCCCCGACGCGGTCAGGGCGGCGATCTACGCGACCCCGGACGGCGACACGTACCGCCAGGCGGCCGACGCCTTCGTCGTCGCCTGCGGAGGCGTCGAGACGCCACGATTGTTGCTGGTGTCGGAATCCGACCACTACCCTGACGGCCTCGCGAACTCGAGCGGCCTCGTCGGGCGATACTTCATGGATCACCTCTTCGCCGGGATGGGCGGCGTCCTCGAGGAGCCGACCCGACAGAACCACGTCGGCTTCCTCACCAGCGAGTGCCACCAGTTCTACGACGAGGCCGACGAGGAGATTGCGCCGTTCAAACTCGAGTTCTTCAACTACGCCGGTCCCTCCCCAGTGGAACTGGCGCTCACCGGCGACGACTGGGGCGACGCCCTCCTCGAGCACCTCCGGGCAGAGTACGGCGCCCACGTTGGCGTCGGCGCGCTCGTCGAACAACTCCCCCGCGAGGACAGTTACGTCGGTCTCGACCCCGAGCGAACGGACGCCAACGGCGTGCCGATCCCGGACGTCCACTGGAACGTCGGCGAGCGAGCGCTGCGAACCATCGAGCGGGTCAACGAGATCCAGCGATCGATCCTCGAGGAACTGGGCGCCGAGATCACCTGGCAGGTCGGACCGGAGAACACCGGACCTGCCTACCACCACATGGGGACGACCCGAATGGGTGATGATCCATCCGCAAGCGTCGTCGATTCCGACCTCCGAACGCACGACCTGGACAATTGCTGGCTCGTCTCGAGTTCAGTCTTTCCCACCGGCGGTGCGATGAATCCGACGTTGACTATCGCCGCGCTAGCTCTGCGTGCGGCCGAAGCGATCGAGGACGCCCTCTAG
- a CDS encoding DUF1328 family protein, with product MLELALLFFVIALIAAALGAGGVAGLSMTIAKWLVLIFLVLAVASLIL from the coding sequence ATGCTCGAACTGGCACTGCTGTTCTTCGTGATAGCACTGATCGCCGCCGCCCTCGGGGCAGGTGGTGTAGCAGGCCTGAGCATGACCATCGCCAAGTGGCTGGTCCTGATCTTCCTGGTACTGGCCGTGGCGTCGCTGATACTGTAG
- the cobA gene encoding uroporphyrinogen-III C-methyltransferase, with protein MTEVEAEADVGTVYLIGSGPGDPDLLTVKAKRLLETCDVVLHDKLPGPEILESLPDDAEDVGKRAGGERTSQAEINERLVALAREGTDVARLKGGDPFVFGRGGEEAEYLAEHGIPFEVVPAVTSAVAAPAVAGIPVTHRDHASSVSFVTGHEDPTKPESAVDWEALAATGGTIVVLMGVGRLSDYTAALIEAGLAPETPVALVERGTWPGQRVATGTLETIVDVRDEAGIEPPAVTVIGDVAGTRKRVLEFLANERGGDRIENGGT; from the coding sequence ATGACTGAGGTCGAGGCCGAAGCCGACGTCGGCACCGTCTACCTCATCGGCAGCGGACCGGGCGACCCCGACCTGCTCACCGTGAAAGCGAAACGGCTGCTCGAGACCTGCGACGTCGTCCTCCACGACAAGTTGCCGGGCCCCGAGATCCTCGAGTCGCTTCCCGACGACGCCGAGGACGTCGGCAAGCGCGCCGGCGGCGAACGCACGTCCCAGGCGGAGATCAACGAACGGCTGGTCGCGCTGGCCCGTGAGGGCACGGACGTCGCCCGCCTCAAGGGTGGCGACCCGTTCGTCTTCGGGCGAGGTGGCGAAGAAGCCGAGTACCTCGCCGAGCACGGAATTCCGTTCGAGGTCGTCCCCGCGGTCACGTCGGCGGTCGCCGCCCCCGCCGTGGCCGGCATCCCGGTCACCCACCGCGACCACGCCTCCTCGGTGTCGTTCGTCACCGGCCACGAGGACCCCACGAAGCCCGAGTCGGCCGTCGACTGGGAGGCCCTGGCCGCCACGGGCGGGACCATCGTCGTCCTGATGGGCGTCGGTCGCCTCTCCGACTACACCGCGGCCCTGATCGAGGCCGGGCTGGCTCCCGAGACGCCCGTCGCCCTCGTCGAGCGCGGCACCTGGCCCGGTCAGCGGGTCGCGACGGGAACCCTCGAGACCATCGTCGACGTTCGCGACGAGGCCGGCATCGAACCGCCCGCCGTGACGGTTATCGGCGACGTGGCGGGAACGCGCAAACGGGTGCTCGAGTTCCTGGCGAACGAGCGAGGCGGCGATCGGATCGAGAACGGGGGGACCTGA
- a CDS encoding uroporphyrinogen-III synthase, whose protein sequence is MRDLTVAVFRPDDDRLEDAVELLESLGATPVPDPMLAVEPTGTSPREDADYAILTSKTGAELVAGAYPDADASVDVGGRTGRWNPGEATLCAVGPKTADALREQGYDPEIVPAEYTSSGLVAALEDRVDGARVEVARSDHGSSVLLEGLEAAGAYVHETVLYRLVRPHESGDSAELAAAGDLDVACFTSSLTVTNWLEAAAERGVRDAALEGLSNATVGVIGEPTRETATAAGIDVDLVASEATFEALATETVELAAPTYYE, encoded by the coding sequence GTGCGCGACCTCACCGTCGCCGTCTTCCGCCCCGACGATGATCGCCTCGAAGACGCCGTCGAGTTGCTCGAGTCCCTCGGTGCGACGCCCGTTCCCGATCCGATGCTGGCCGTCGAGCCTACCGGCACGAGTCCACGCGAAGATGCGGATTACGCGATCCTGACGAGCAAGACAGGAGCCGAACTCGTCGCTGGTGCCTACCCCGACGCTGACGCCAGCGTGGACGTGGGCGGGCGGACGGGTCGCTGGAACCCCGGCGAGGCTACCCTCTGCGCGGTCGGTCCGAAGACCGCCGACGCCCTCCGCGAACAGGGGTACGACCCCGAAATTGTCCCCGCGGAGTACACCTCGAGCGGCCTCGTGGCCGCCCTCGAGGACCGCGTCGACGGCGCTCGCGTCGAGGTCGCCCGGAGCGACCACGGGAGTTCGGTCCTGCTCGAGGGGCTCGAGGCCGCCGGGGCTTACGTCCACGAGACCGTCCTCTACCGACTCGTCCGGCCCCACGAGAGCGGCGACTCCGCGGAACTCGCCGCCGCGGGGGACCTCGACGTGGCCTGTTTCACCTCCTCGCTGACGGTCACCAACTGGCTCGAGGCCGCAGCTGAGCGGGGCGTCCGGGACGCGGCGCTCGAGGGACTCTCGAACGCCACGGTCGGCGTCATCGGCGAGCCGACCCGCGAGACCGCAACTGCGGCAGGAATCGACGTCGACCTGGTCGCGAGCGAGGCGACGTTCGAGGCGCTGGCGACTGAGACGGTCGAGCTGGCGGCGCCGACGTATTACGAGTGA
- a CDS encoding NAD+ synthase, whose product MIDLRFSEAELEARRDHVVQFVRDQVEAAGVDGVVLGLSGGIDSTTVAYLAVEALGAERVHGLVLPARVSSDDNMSDAERVARDLEMSYDVIEVEPVVEALLAAYPEAEGDHLAVGNARARVRAVFNYLVANHDGRLVLGTGNRSEAAVGYFTKYGDGAVDCHPIGNLYKQQVRQLARALGAPEELVTKTPTAELWADQTDEDELGIDYDTLDAILVSHVDGPLSVAATARRLEVDPKTVEMVRGLYEASAHKRRAPPAPEPLE is encoded by the coding sequence ATGATCGATCTTCGATTCTCGGAGGCGGAACTCGAGGCGCGACGCGACCACGTGGTGCAGTTCGTGCGCGACCAGGTCGAGGCTGCGGGCGTCGACGGCGTCGTCCTCGGACTCTCTGGCGGGATCGACAGTACGACCGTCGCCTACCTCGCCGTCGAGGCCCTCGGCGCCGAACGCGTTCACGGCCTCGTCCTCCCTGCTCGCGTCAGCAGCGATGACAACATGAGCGACGCCGAGCGGGTAGCGCGGGACCTCGAGATGAGTTACGACGTGATCGAGGTCGAACCCGTCGTCGAGGCGCTGCTCGCGGCCTACCCCGAGGCCGAGGGCGACCACCTGGCAGTCGGCAACGCCCGCGCTCGCGTCCGGGCGGTGTTCAACTATCTGGTGGCGAACCACGACGGACGACTGGTGCTGGGGACCGGCAACCGCAGCGAGGCCGCCGTGGGCTACTTCACGAAGTACGGCGACGGCGCGGTCGACTGTCACCCGATCGGGAACCTGTACAAACAGCAGGTTCGCCAGCTCGCCCGTGCCCTAGGCGCTCCGGAGGAGCTGGTGACGAAGACGCCGACGGCCGAGCTCTGGGCCGACCAGACCGACGAGGACGAACTCGGTATCGACTACGACACCCTCGACGCGATCCTCGTGAGCCACGTCGACGGGCCGCTCTCGGTCGCGGCGACGGCTCGGCGGCTCGAGGTCGACCCCAAAACGGTCGAGATGGTCCGCGGGTTGTACGAGGCCAGCGCGCACAAGCGCCGAGCCCCACCCGCGCCGGAACCGCTCGAGTGA
- a CDS encoding SOS response-associated peptidase, with the protein MCGRYTLFLEQGDLEDRFDARFPSDETFAPRYNAAPGQRLPVVTNDEPATFQHLEWGLRPGWREDVQVSGGSSGSSRSNGLINARAETVAEKPSFHPAYEMQSGSVDRSGDVNEPSKRNESNAGNREPVSRGRCLVPADGFYEWTETGNGGKQPYRVALADDRPFAMAGLWERWEPDPETTQTGLEAYGGGSSESENESAATRESGPVETFTVLTTRPNDLVADLHGRMAVILEPDREREWLTADDPRELLEPYPAEEMRTYPVSTAVNSPTVDEPSLVEPLEGV; encoded by the coding sequence ATGTGTGGCCGCTACACCCTCTTTCTCGAGCAGGGCGACCTCGAGGACCGGTTCGACGCCAGGTTCCCGTCCGACGAAACGTTTGCACCGCGGTACAACGCCGCGCCGGGACAGCGCCTGCCGGTGGTCACGAACGACGAACCCGCCACGTTCCAGCACCTCGAGTGGGGGCTACGTCCGGGCTGGCGCGAGGACGTGCAGGTCTCGGGCGGCTCGAGCGGTTCGAGCAGATCGAACGGGCTAATCAATGCCAGGGCGGAAACGGTGGCCGAGAAACCGAGTTTTCACCCAGCGTACGAGATGCAAAGTGGCTCAGTCGACCGTTCAGGCGACGTGAATGAACCGTCTAAACGGAATGAATCGAACGCAGGAAATCGGGAACCCGTCTCTCGAGGTCGGTGTCTGGTCCCCGCCGACGGCTTCTACGAGTGGACCGAAACTGGAAACGGGGGCAAGCAACCCTACCGGGTCGCGCTCGCGGACGACCGCCCGTTCGCGATGGCCGGCCTGTGGGAGCGCTGGGAGCCCGACCCGGAGACCACCCAGACAGGACTCGAGGCCTACGGCGGTGGCTCGAGCGAGAGTGAGAACGAAAGTGCCGCCACACGCGAGTCGGGACCCGTCGAGACGTTCACCGTGCTCACGACTCGTCCAAACGACCTCGTCGCCGACCTGCACGGCCGCATGGCGGTGATCCTCGAGCCGGATCGCGAACGCGAGTGGCTAACTGCCGACGACCCGCGGGAGTTGCTCGAGCCTTACCCCGCCGAGGAGATGCGGACCTATCCAGTGTCGACGGCGGTCAATAGTCCGACGGTGGACGAACCGTCGCTGGTGGAGCCGCTCGAGGGCGTCTGA
- the hemC gene encoding hydroxymethylbilane synthase: protein MRTKGTVTLATRGSTLARRQADLVGEALENRRYDVAFETVETTGDQLRDELIHRLGKTGAFVRELDEHVLEGSADGAVHSMKDMPTEQPGDLVTAAVPERARPGDVLVTPDGTSLEDLPEGAVVGTSSLRRRAQLLAERPDLEVEPIRGNVDTRLEKVLAPALQAEREERREADSERKGNAGSDGGGYKPSYDDGDADDENGDEADEITTVDDWHATLSDLEQRALERDVDVAYDALVLAEAGLERSGLNEYVEYQRLSPQTFVPAPGQGALAVTAVDGETARELNEVLAHPRTRVETTVERSILAELGGGCIAPVGIYAVLQGEYVHANVQVFDEDGQKSVTGSRDLPVERHAAAARQFARDLAERGAAELIEAARETEDEEAEVGAADVQTEEGRDD, encoded by the coding sequence ATGCGAACCAAGGGGACGGTCACACTGGCGACGCGAGGCTCCACCCTCGCCCGGCGTCAGGCGGACCTCGTAGGCGAGGCCCTCGAGAACCGCCGCTACGACGTCGCGTTCGAGACCGTCGAAACCACGGGCGACCAGCTACGAGACGAGTTGATCCACCGACTGGGGAAAACCGGCGCATTCGTCCGCGAACTCGACGAGCACGTCCTGGAAGGGAGCGCCGACGGCGCGGTCCACTCGATGAAGGACATGCCGACCGAACAGCCCGGCGACCTCGTCACCGCAGCGGTGCCGGAACGCGCCCGACCTGGCGACGTGCTGGTGACCCCCGACGGAACGAGCCTCGAGGACCTCCCGGAGGGGGCAGTCGTCGGCACCTCGAGTCTCCGACGACGGGCCCAGTTGCTGGCTGAGCGCCCGGATCTCGAGGTCGAGCCGATCCGCGGCAACGTCGACACCCGCCTCGAGAAGGTGCTGGCGCCCGCGCTCCAGGCCGAGCGCGAGGAGCGACGCGAGGCGGACAGCGAACGGAAGGGGAACGCGGGTAGCGACGGCGGAGGGTACAAGCCGTCGTACGACGATGGTGACGCTGACGACGAGAACGGTGACGAGGCCGACGAAATCACCACCGTCGACGACTGGCACGCGACCCTGAGCGACCTCGAGCAACGCGCCCTCGAGCGCGACGTCGACGTCGCGTACGACGCGCTCGTCCTCGCCGAGGCCGGCCTCGAGCGCAGCGGACTGAACGAGTACGTCGAGTACCAGCGACTCTCCCCCCAGACGTTCGTCCCCGCACCCGGTCAGGGTGCGCTCGCGGTGACGGCCGTCGACGGCGAGACCGCCCGCGAACTCAACGAGGTTCTCGCCCATCCCCGGACCCGCGTCGAGACGACCGTCGAGCGGTCGATCCTCGCGGAACTCGGCGGCGGCTGCATCGCCCCGGTGGGCATCTACGCCGTCCTCCAGGGGGAGTACGTCCACGCGAACGTGCAGGTGTTTGACGAGGACGGCCAGAAGTCGGTGACCGGCAGCCGCGACCTGCCGGTCGAACGCCACGCGGCGGCCGCCCGACAGTTCGCCCGCGACCTGGCCGAACGGGGCGCTGCCGAGTTGATCGAGGCTGCTCGAGAGACGGAAGACGAAGAGGCCGAAGTGGGCGCAGCGGACGTCCAGACCGAAGAGGGCCGCGATGACTGA